TGCGCCGATACCGCCCTCACCTTTCCAGAATCGCCGGACATCGTCGCGGAAGCGGTCGTTCCATTCCAGCCAGTTCTCAGGGAATTGACCAAGTTGATAGCCGCCGGGGCCAATGTCCCACGGCTCGGCAATGAAAACACGATCGGCCAGTAACGCGTCGGCAGAAATCTCCGCGAAAATCGGCGCGGCGGGATCGAAGCCGGGGCCTCTTGCCAATACCGGGGCAAGGTCGAAACGGAAACCGTCTACCCCGCAACAGCTGACGAAATGCCGGATCGTATCCAAAGTCAGGCGGCGCACGGCGGGATTGGAAAAGTCCAGCGTGTTGCCGCAGCCGGTATCGTTGATCAGCTTGCCGCCGGGCGCGCGCGAATACGCAGCATCGTCCAGTCCGCGCAGCGACAACACGCCGCCTGCCGTGTCGCTCTCGCCCGAGTGGTTGAACACAAGGTCGAGAAGTACCCCGATCCCCTCTGCGTGAAGCGCGGCAATAGTATCGCGCAGTTCGGCCACGCCGCCGGGACACACGGCAGGATCAAGCGCCATCATGGCGACCGGGTTATAACCCCAGGAGTTGACGAGGCCAAGCGGCGGCAGGTGACGCTCGTCGATCCAGGCGACTACCGGCATCAGTTCTACGGCGGTAACCTTGAGTTTCTTCAAATGAGCGAGCACAGCCGGGTGAGCCAGCGCAGCTACGGTGCCGCGCAGGAACTCCGGCACGTCTGGGTGCAGCATTGTAAATGCACGCACGTTGAGTTCGTAGACAAGGCCGCCGCGGGCAAAACGGGGCCGCTCGGGCGTCAGAGGAATAGCCGGCGCAGGCACGACCGCGCGCGGGACGATATCTGCGGTATCCTCCCCAAAGCAGGCCAAGCGTGGATCCTGTACGAAGCGGCGGTCCAATGTGACAGCGTAGGGGTCTACCAGCAGCTTGGCCGGATCGAACCACAGCCCGTTTTCCGGTGCCCATTCACCCGCAGCGCGATAGCCGTAACGAGTACCGGCCAAGTCGCCGGGCAGCGTAATGGTCCAGTCCGGCCCGCTTCGCTCCATCAGGTGCCGGGTTTCCACCTCTCCCTCGAATCGGCAAAGCCAGACCATGTCCGCATCGGGCGAGCGCACCGCGAAGTGGGTCTGGCCCCCTTCGACATGCGCGCCAAACATGGTCATGCGATCAGCGCGGCGTAAAGATCCGCGTAAGCCTTCCCACTGGCCTTCCACGAGAAGTCGCACTTCATCGCGTTTTTCTGAAGGCGCCCCCATACCTCTGGCTGGCGATAAAGCGCTACGGTTCGGGTAAGCGCAGCGGCGAGGCCGTCATAGCTGACGCCGTCGAACTGCACGCCTGTCGCGCAGCCCGCAGCGAGAGCGGCGGGATTGGCGTCGATCACCGTGTCGGCAAGACCGCCAGTGCGCGCAACCACAGGCAGACAGCCATACGCGAGGCCATAAAGCTGCGTCAGCCCGCAAGGTTCGAAACGTGAAGGGATGAGAATCGCATCGCCGCCCGCCTGCATCCGATGCGAAAGCGCTTCGTCATATCCCACGCGGATGCCGATGCGGCCAGGATGACGGGCGGCGGCCTCGAAAAGGTCGCGCTCGATCGCGGCATCGCCCGAGCCGAGCAGCGCCAACCGCCCGCCGAGGCCGACGAGGTGGTCGATCACTTCATGCAGCACGTCCATGCCCTTCTGCCAGGTCAGACGGGTGACGACAATGAACACTGGTCCATCGCCTGCATCCAAACCGAACTCAGCCTCAAGCGCGCGCTTGTTGGCGCGGCGCTTGTCGAGCGAGCGGTGGCTGTAGCGAACGGCCAGCGACGGATCGGAGGCCGGATCCCATACGTCGGCATCGATACCGTTGAGGATACCGTGAACCGCGCCGCCGCGCTCCACGATCACACCTTCTAGGCCCATGCCGAAGGTGGCTGAGCGGATCTCGCGCGCATAAGTCGGGCTGACGGTGGTGATCGCATCGGCGCTGGCAAGGCCTGCTTTAAGCATGCCTACGCCGCCATGGTACTCGACCCCGTCGAGAGCCCAGGCCTCAGGCGGGAGGCCCAGCTGAGGGAACACCTCGGGGCCGGACCAGCCTTGAAAAGCCATGTTGTGAATGGTGATGACAGAAGGTGTACGGACCGCGCCATAAGGTGCGAAGCGCAGAAAGGCGGGGGCCAGCGCAGCCTGCCAATCGTGCGCATGGACGAGGTCGAAACTCTGCTGCTTGCCCCGCTTGACCACGGCGCCGCCTGCGATGTCTGCTGCGGCGCGGCCAAGAGCCGCAAAACGCTGCCAGTTGTCGGCCCAATCGCGGCCCGCCGCGTCGGTGTAGGGAGCGCCTTCACGGGCGTAGAGTGCCGGGGCATCGAGCACCAACAGCGGGTGGCCGCCTTCCAGCGTGCCGG
The DNA window shown above is from Novosphingobium sp. P6W and carries:
- the glgX gene encoding glycogen debranching protein GlgX, encoding MTMFGAHVEGGQTHFAVRSPDADMVWLCRFEGEVETRHLMERSGPDWTITLPGDLAGTRYGYRAAGEWAPENGLWFDPAKLLVDPYAVTLDRRFVQDPRLACFGEDTADIVPRAVVPAPAIPLTPERPRFARGGLVYELNVRAFTMLHPDVPEFLRGTVAALAHPAVLAHLKKLKVTAVELMPVVAWIDERHLPPLGLVNSWGYNPVAMMALDPAVCPGGVAELRDTIAALHAEGIGVLLDLVFNHSGESDTAGGVLSLRGLDDAAYSRAPGGKLINDTGCGNTLDFSNPAVRRLTLDTIRHFVSCCGVDGFRFDLAPVLARGPGFDPAAPIFAEISADALLADRVFIAEPWDIGPGGYQLGQFPENWLEWNDRFRDDVRRFWKGEGGIGALAMRLAGSSDVFGPQNDIGCRSVNFLAAHDGFTLADTVAYEQRHNWANGEENRDGHGENFSWNNGLEGPSEDAAVIAARRSDIKALLGTLFASSGTIMLTAGDEFGRTQQGNNNAYCQDNAIGWVDWVGRDRNLEDHVAALSAERAAHLSCYDRFPEPVRWLNREGGLMAVTDWERVGEGWLSCAAEDENVPFAFRIDRAARRVEIGR
- the glgA gene encoding glycogen synthase GlgA, with translation MTIKVLSVASEAVPLVKTGGLADVVGALPGALAPHGVETTTLLPGYASVLAALNRPRAVHAWDSLVGTPARLLSGTLEGGHPLLVLDAPALYAREGAPYTDAAGRDWADNWQRFAALGRAAADIAGGAVVKRGKQQSFDLVHAHDWQAALAPAFLRFAPYGAVRTPSVITIHNMAFQGWSGPEVFPQLGLPPEAWALDGVEYHGGVGMLKAGLASADAITTVSPTYAREIRSATFGMGLEGVIVERGGAVHGILNGIDADVWDPASDPSLAVRYSHRSLDKRRANKRALEAEFGLDAGDGPVFIVVTRLTWQKGMDVLHEVIDHLVGLGGRLALLGSGDAAIERDLFEAAARHPGRIGIRVGYDEALSHRMQAGGDAILIPSRFEPCGLTQLYGLAYGCLPVVARTGGLADTVIDANPAALAAGCATGVQFDGVSYDGLAAALTRTVALYRQPEVWGRLQKNAMKCDFSWKASGKAYADLYAALIA